One Castanea sativa cultivar Marrone di Chiusa Pesio chromosome 4, ASM4071231v1 DNA window includes the following coding sequences:
- the LOC142631874 gene encoding cytochrome P450 CYP736A12-like, whose translation MSPLTFAIFLLLLGSIIWTLMPKKGRKLVLPPGPRSLPLIGNFYMLGSRPHRALENLAKKYGPIMSLRLGQVPTIVVSSSQTAELFLRTHDAVFASRPTFQASEIIGMSKGIAFSDYGPYWRSLKKLIASQLLSASKIESFAPMRKELVGSLVQSLKKAAVAHEVVDLSEKVGKLIEESTRRMVFGRSHYHRFDLKALIEETLNMMVMGFFNLADYVPYLGALDLQGLTPRIKKIGKTLDVVLENIIQEHEQIPCGPQSCEKDFMDILLSLMNQPMNPSDENSCKIDRRVIKGIFIDLITATYDTSAFIVEWTISELLRHPRIMKHVQDELERVIGMNRMVEETDVANLTYLSMVIKESFRLHPVAPFLIPRESMEDIEISGYYIPKKSLVIINSWAIGRDPHVWSDNVEEFYPERFINSNIDLKGRDFQLIPFGSGRRGCPGLQLGLTTVTYVLAQLLHCFDWVLPNGMLPNDLDMSEKFGLSMPRAKHLLAMPTYRLLG comes from the exons ATGTCTCCACTAACATTCGCGATTTTCCTGCTACTCCTTGGATCCATCATCTGGACACTCATGCCTAAAAAAGGACGTAAACTAGTACTCCCACCAGGTCCTCGGTCTTTACCCCTTATTGGTAATTTTTACATGTTGGGTAGCCGCCCACATCGTGCTCTCGAaaacttagccaaaaaataCGGACCCATCATGTCATTACGGCTTGGCCAGGTCCCAACTATTGTGGTCTCATCTTCCCAAACTGCTGAGCTATTTTTAAGGACCCATGACGCCGTTTTTGCCAGCCGACCTACATTCCAAGCCTCCGAGATCATTGGTATGTCTAAAGGTATTGCTTTCTCCGACTATGGTCCATATTGGCGCAGCCTTAAGAAACTCATTGCGTCGCAGCTTCTGAGTGCTTCAAAAATAGAGTCATTTGCACCTATGAGGAAGGAGCTGGTAGGATCGTTGGTACAGTCACTGAAAAAAGCTGCGGTAGCACATGAGGTTGTGGACCTTAGTGAGAAGGTGGGCAAACTCATTGAGGAATCAACACGTAGAATGGTATTTGGTCGAAGTCATTATCATAGATTCGACTTGAAGGCACTTATTGAGGAGACCTTGAACATGATGGTGATGGGGTTTTTCAATCTAGCAGATTATGTTCCTTACCTTGGGGCACTTGATCTTCAG GGATTGACACCGCGCATTAAGAAAATTGGCAAGACTCTTGATGTAGTATTGGAGAACATTATCCAGGAGCATGAACAAATTCCTTGTGGTCCACAAAGTTGTGAAAAGGACTTTATGGACATCTTACTTTCTTTGATGAATCAACCCATGAATCCCTCTGATGAGAATTCATGTAAAATTGATCGACGAGTTATCAAGGGTATCTTTATAGACTTGATTACGGCTACATATGACACTTCAGCTTTTATCGTTGAATGGACCATTTCTGAACTCCTGAGGCATCCACGGATAATGAAACATGTACAGGATGAGCTAGAACGTGTAATTGGAATGAATAGGATGGTGGAGGAAACAGATGTAGCAAATTTAACTTACTTGAGTATGGTGATTAAGGAAAGCTTCAGACTACATCCTGTTGCGCCATTTCTAATCCCACGTGAATCAATGGAGGACATTGAGATTAGTGGATATTACATACCCAAGAAATCACTAGTAATCATAAATTCTTGGGCTATTGGACGAGATCCTCATGTGTGGTCAGATAATGTGGAAGAATTTTACCCTGAAAGGttcataaatagtaatatagacCTCAAGGGACGTGACTTCCAGCTTATCCCATTTGGATCCGGTCGCAGAGGCTGCCCTGGATTACAATTAGGGCTTACAACCGTCACTTATGTTCTCGCTCAGCTGCTGCATTGTTTTGATTGGGTGCTCCCTAATGGCATGTTGCCTAATGACTTGGACATGAGTGAGAAGTTTGGGCTATCAATGCCAAGAGCCAAGCACTTACTCGCGATGCCAACCTATCGCCTACTTGGTTAA